The Candidatus Nitrosocosmicus franklandus genome contains a region encoding:
- a CDS encoding class I SAM-dependent methyltransferase has protein sequence MSAKLLILFRNNKSEQSLEHHNTGSWDAHTYDQVSRLVQYKWGRQLISCRKWRKNEIVMDAGCGSGLLTKELVKKVPKGKVYAIDIDSNMIKQAKINLQSFENVEIIQSGFTEIALPEKVDVIFSNSALHWVKDHKKVFQSFLEKLKPMSTKNNDKDCGSQLLIQCGGYNNLQQIIQLVEQIANSDQFKKYFTDWKQPWYFPTIDDTNKLLREIGYKNIKTYTHSDCVSLPDRQMYSKFVKTVVLKSYLDHLSQKNDEHIDELKDLFLYLFLDQVEKYNNEPDKRWFLDFIRLNIIAYRPA, from the coding sequence GTGTCTGCAAAATTATTAATACTATTTAGAAATAATAAAAGCGAACAAAGCTTGGAACATCATAATACGGGTTCTTGGGATGCACATACCTATGATCAAGTTTCACGTTTAGTTCAATATAAATGGGGTCGACAGTTGATTAGTTGTCGAAAATGGCGTAAAAATGAAATTGTGATGGACGCAGGTTGTGGATCAGGCTTGCTTACTAAAGAATTAGTCAAAAAGGTTCCAAAAGGAAAAGTTTATGCTATTGATATTGATTCCAATATGATTAAACAAGCTAAAATCAATCTCCAATCCTTTGAAAATGTTGAAATAATACAATCTGGTTTTACTGAAATAGCACTTCCAGAAAAGGTGGATGTTATTTTTTCTAATTCCGCACTTCATTGGGTAAAAGACCATAAAAAAGTCTTTCAAAGTTTCTTGGAAAAGCTAAAACCAATGAGTACCAAAAATAATGATAAGGACTGTGGAAGTCAATTATTAATCCAATGTGGAGGCTACAATAATCTACAACAAATCATCCAATTAGTGGAACAAATTGCAAATTCTGATCAATTTAAGAAATACTTTACCGATTGGAAACAACCATGGTATTTTCCAACGATTGATGATACGAATAAATTGCTTAGAGAGATAGGTTACAAAAATATAAAAACATATACCCATAGTGATTGTGTTTCTCTTCCAGATCGCCAGATGTATTCTAAATTTGTAAAAACAGTGGTACTGAAATCTTACCTGGATCATTTATCTCAAAAAAACGATGAGCATATTGATGAACTAAAGGATCTGTTTTTATATCTGTTTTTAGATCAAGTTGAGAAATATAACAATGAACCAGATAAACGCTGGTTCTTAGATTTTATAAGGCTAAATATTATTGCTTATAGACCTGCATAG